The Armatimonadota bacterium genome has a window encoding:
- a CDS encoding DUF6259 domain-containing protein, protein MISNRTIRLGKGLRHVALALEEGRLRLSVIGTYIGPPDTECPLWTLSLRTPEGATLDVSADAAGLGDVQRDTGSAAFTWMLSLGGSEAAVRVQVDTDTPGTPSLSLSATLPDGWSVAEAVFPLVRLSRTDDMRLATPTGWGIEREVTPGMELELVYPSWQSTMQFLALCGAAGGVYIGTHDPAANHKAFRARADGDSLTLEVAHFPAIGGSEYTLGYAISLGAFEGGYVDAANLYRPFALTAPWAQAGPVSRRPLPQWLIDTELWLKPGETPWTDDDAECIAATRANVEWCRKAAAFFDVPISLHWYRWHQIPYDTLYPEYFPAKAGFADGVKEAQADGFHVMPYINGRLCDPESKTWKSGGQDWAARDEQGNPYTEVYASEVPLNVMCPSTDGWRGTVSGLVKRLVDEIGVDGVYVDQIAAAKAERCFAMGHPHAPGGGHFWVDAYRRLIAEAHANLPSNGILTTEENMECWIDQFDALLVVNTPTNEGRLIPLFPVIYAGHAVTFGFQYIPKTEAVESVSFRAKMARAFLWGAQLGWVDAEKVMAPDAALSAEFLRALCHARRDAHDFLLYGQFLAPVEVYGDNPPVNVEAPGSFGGTYNLEIQAVMATLWRAEDGRTAVAICNLDDAVHTVQVSALEGAGPITLEAREARVIAV, encoded by the coding sequence ATGATATCGAACAGAACCATCCGGCTGGGCAAGGGTCTCCGGCATGTGGCGTTAGCTCTGGAAGAGGGCCGGCTCCGGCTCTCGGTGATCGGCACGTACATCGGGCCACCAGACACTGAGTGCCCGCTGTGGACCCTCTCCCTGCGCACCCCGGAAGGCGCCACACTCGACGTATCTGCGGACGCCGCCGGTCTGGGCGACGTTCAACGCGATACCGGGAGCGCCGCCTTCACGTGGATGCTATCCCTTGGCGGTAGCGAAGCTGCCGTCCGCGTTCAGGTGGACACAGACACCCCAGGCACGCCGAGCCTGTCGCTGTCCGCCACGCTGCCCGATGGGTGGAGCGTCGCCGAGGCCGTCTTCCCCTTGGTTCGGCTGTCCCGCACGGACGATATGCGCCTGGCGACGCCCACTGGCTGGGGAATCGAACGCGAGGTCACTCCCGGCATGGAGCTGGAACTGGTCTACCCGTCATGGCAGTCCACGATGCAGTTCCTGGCCCTCTGCGGCGCCGCTGGGGGAGTCTACATCGGTACGCACGATCCCGCGGCAAACCACAAGGCGTTCCGCGCCCGCGCCGACGGGGACTCCCTCACGCTGGAGGTTGCCCACTTCCCGGCTATCGGCGGGTCGGAATACACACTCGGCTACGCGATATCGCTGGGCGCCTTCGAGGGTGGATATGTTGACGCTGCCAATCTGTACCGCCCCTTCGCCCTGACGGCACCCTGGGCTCAAGCAGGCCCGGTTTCGAGACGTCCCCTGCCACAATGGCTTATAGACACCGAGCTCTGGCTAAAACCCGGCGAAACGCCGTGGACCGACGATGATGCGGAATGCATCGCGGCCACCAGGGCCAACGTGGAGTGGTGCCGAAAAGCAGCCGCCTTCTTCGACGTGCCGATCTCGCTGCACTGGTACCGATGGCACCAGATTCCCTACGACACACTGTACCCGGAATACTTCCCGGCCAAAGCCGGATTCGCGGACGGTGTGAAGGAGGCGCAGGCCGACGGCTTCCACGTGATGCCGTACATCAACGGCAGGCTGTGCGATCCCGAATCGAAGACGTGGAAATCCGGCGGGCAGGACTGGGCGGCACGGGACGAACAAGGCAATCCCTACACGGAAGTGTATGCCTCGGAGGTGCCTCTAAACGTGATGTGCCCCAGCACGGACGGCTGGCGCGGCACCGTCAGCGGACTCGTCAAACGTCTCGTGGATGAGATCGGCGTAGATGGCGTCTACGTGGACCAGATCGCGGCCGCCAAGGCGGAGCGTTGCTTCGCAATGGGGCATCCCCACGCGCCCGGCGGAGGCCATTTCTGGGTGGATGCATACCGCCGCCTGATCGCGGAGGCGCACGCCAACCTCCCTTCGAACGGCATCCTCACCACCGAGGAGAATATGGAATGCTGGATCGACCAGTTCGATGCCCTCCTCGTTGTGAACACGCCGACCAACGAGGGCAGGCTCATCCCCCTGTTCCCCGTCATCTACGCGGGGCACGCGGTGACCTTCGGATTTCAGTACATTCCCAAGACGGAGGCCGTCGAATCCGTCAGCTTCCGCGCGAAGATGGCCCGGGCGTTCCTTTGGGGCGCACAACTGGGCTGGGTGGACGCTGAGAAGGTGATGGCGCCGGACGCCGCCTTGAGTGCAGAGTTCCTGCGCGCGCTGTGCCACGCGCGGCGGGACGCGCACGATTTCCTGTTGTACGGCCAGTTCCTCGCGCCGGTGGAGGTATATGGTGACAACCCGCCCGTGAACGTGGAGGCGCCCGGCTCGTTCGGCGGAACCTACAACCTGGAAATACAGGCCGTCATGGCCACTCTGTGGCGCGCGGAGGACGGCCGGACCGCCGTGGCGATCTGCAACCTCGATGATGCCGTGCACACGGTGCAAGTCTCCGCTTTGGAGGGCGCCGGGCCGATCACACTGGAAGCCCGCGAAGCCCGAGTCATCGCAGTATAG